From the genome of Candidatus Neptunochlamydia sp. REUL1:
ATTTCTATTGAGTCTCCTACAGTACAAGAGGGGTTAGAATCTCTTATTACTACATTAGCAGAAAAGAACCGAGTGGTTGTATTGGTCGATGAATACGACAGCCCCATCATCGATAACCTTAAGAAACCAGAGATCGCCGAGCAAAACCGTGACCTTCTAAAGGCCTTCTTTGGAACTTTAAAAAGTCTCGATAGATACTTAAAGTTCACCTTCGTGACCGGCGTTAGCAAATTCTCTCAGGTGTCTCTTTTTTCCGGACCTAATAATCTAACCGACATTACCATGGACCCTCGATATGCAGGGATGATGGGATATACCGAAAAAGAGCTTAAGGGTTCTTTCAATGAGCATGTCGAAACCATTGCCCAGAAAAGAAGCGATACAAAAGAAGAAGTTTTTGAAGAGATCCGCACTTGGTATAACGGCTACCGTTTTTCGGAAAAAGAGCTCTCTGTCTATAACCCCTATTCAACGCTTCTATTTTTAGATGCCATGAAAGCAAAAAGTTACTGGTACAGGACTGGAACACCTTCTTTTCTTCTCAATGAGGTCAAAAAACATCCCCAATCTGTCATCCCTCTTAGCAATATTTCTGAGACAGAAAGCACTCTTTCCGACATCAGTAGAGTGGATCGCATTAATCTCTCGGCCTTAATGTATCAAACAGGCTACCTAACTATCCGAGGACATAACTCTGAAGAAAACTCCTATGACCTTGATTTTCCTAATCGTGAGGTCAAAGAAGCCTTTTTTAATTCTCTTTTGCAAGAGTTTACAGAAGTTAACCCATTAGAAGTCACTCGAGCCTCCCAAGCTATCAGAGAAGACCTCCAAAAATTCGATCTAAAGGCTTTCTTTGAAAAAATGAATATCCATTTTGCTAAGATGCCCTATCATACCTTTCAGCATGCTAAAGAAGGATTTTATCAGGCAGTCTTTTTCACGTTTCTAGAGACATCAGGAATCAAAACAATGTCTGAGATCGCGACTAATATTGGTCGTATTGATCTCATGACAGAGCTTCCTAAAGCCCTCTGCATCTTTGAACTAAAACTGGACAAAACTCCCGAAATCGCCTTAGCCCAAGCTGAAACCCAACGCTACAGACAACGGTTTGCTCAAAATGATAAGGACACCCTTGTAATCGGCGTTAATTTTAGCTCTAAATCCCGCAACATCGATGCCTGGAAAGCCTCCCTCTATACTGCTTCCGGAGAAATTGTACGAGAAATCTATCCCTCCTGAACTGCCAGATCTTTTTTCAGGATCGGAAGGTTCTGATTTAGGTTTGTTTTGATAATCCGAACTAAAGACATATTAAATCACCCCAGATTACAACTAAAAAAACTGAACACGCCAGGTTGCACTTAATCGCGTTTTAAGCCGTTTTCCCGACAAACAAACCCCAATACAAACCAAACACTTAAACAACGCAAAACAACGCAAATCTGAGCTTCATTTTTTGTGACTCTCCCCGAAATTTCTCAAATAGGAGCAAACTCTATGATTTTCTCTACTTTGTGCATCGTGTCCTTTCTTGGAGCGTGCTTGATTTAAAATTTTAGTTCTGCGTAGTTTATTTGTTCTGCACTAAGAATTATTTAGCTATATGTTAATATCCGGCTTAATAGCATTAAGAAATTCTAATAAACTCTTCCAAATTATATTAAGCGCTTTCCGCAAGCCTTTTAATATTTTTTTGCAAAAACCAGAATCTGATGGTTTACAAAAAAATTCATCAATATTATCAGATTGTAGTTTTTTTATTTTTTTTGAACAGTTACGGATATGAAAAAATTTAGGAGGTTCTATGTCTATTGATCTTAAAAGGCTGGCAAATGTATTTCTATAGATATGGCTTGTGTTTGAAAGACTAATCCATATGTCACCGACTTTTCTCCATTCATAGAATTCATCTGTATCACAAACATAATCTATATCAAGGGTATTTGTATAAAAACGAAAAAGTTCATTATGATAAGGCGATTTTTCTTCCCAACGTTCTGCAATTCTTTCAGATATGTTTTGATCGTCAAGAAATTGAATAAACTGTTCTAGTTGATCAAAGGGAAGGTGTTCGTGTAATTTTTTGTAAACAGGAGAAATTTTTGGGTAATTATCATGGTTTAAAGAAAAAGCTTTTTTCAGCCACGTTTTGTCGATTTTTTGTTTTTCGTGCATGTTTAATGCCTTCTCAATAAGATACCGATCCAATATTTCTGAGAGAAATAGGTCTGGGTGTATATGATAAAAAATCAGAATAGATTGACCAAGAGAAAATGCTTCAATATTTTTCAGTTCTCGTTTATTAATTGAAAAAGTTTTTTTTATTAGTTTTCTTAAATCTTCAGTAGAATTAGAATGTTTCGATCTATTGTTTTTCATCTTTAATTTTTTTCAGTTCTTTGATCATTGCTCTCAATCTTAATCTAAGATGACTTCACACGCAATGTAACTGTCAATTCTAGCCAGCGCCGATTCAACTCTGAAGTGCGACATTTGCCACCCCTCTACTGAGCTGGCTAAAAACCTCTAAGGGGACTGTTGAGAACTGGGATCATTTTCTGAAATCATTTAAACTATTCCTCAACAACGGAGGATTCCTATGCAACAAGTTGAAATGATCTGTCTAGAAGATTTAGTTCCAGAAAGCCATAACTACCGCAAGTTTTCCAAGATTTGGTCATTCAATTCTGTGGAGAAAAGACTCCAAAAACTGGAGAAGAAAAATCCCCATAAGGGGCACGGATTGCTTCGATTATTCAAGTGTTTATTGCTGCAGTTTATGGAGAACTGCAGCGATAGAGAATTGGAACGCTTTATCCAAGAAAATACTGCAGCTCGATGGTTTTGTGGGTTTAATCTCAGGGATAAGACCCCAGATCACACAGTCTTTTGCCAACTTAGAAAAAAGATAGGGACCAATACCTTGTCCAAGATTTTTGCTGACCTAAGAGATCAGTTAAAAGCACAAGGACTTATGAGTGAAGTTTTTACTTTTGTTGACGCAACTCATTTAATCGCTAAGGCAAACTTATGGGAAGAAAGAGATAAAGCGATTGAAGAAAAATATGAGAAGCTAAACAACGAAAACATCTCTCAATTTTCTGCAGACGTCCAGGCAAAGATTGGTTGTAAAGGGAAGAATAAATACTGGTACGGTTATAAGCAGCATACCAGTGTGGATATGCAAACAGGGTTGATTAACAAGGTTGCGATTACTCCAGCGAATATCACAGACGCTGCAGGTTTCAAGCACGTGTGTCCATCTCATGGGGCTAGCTATGCGGATAAAGGGTATTGTATCAATCCTGCACCTAGAGTAGCGAAGACAAAGGGGGTACATCTAAGTGCTATAAAAAAGAATAACATGAAAGGTAAAAACAAAGATCAGGATCGATGGTACAGCTTTGTAAGAGCTCCTCATGAGAGGGTCTTTTCGCAGAGAGAAAAACGGGTTCGGTACCGAGGAATTGCGAAAAATCAGTTTGTGGGTTTTATGCAGGCCATTTGCTACAACCTGAAGAGGCTCGCGGTTCTAGATCCCCCAAATTTGTGTCTCTCCTAGGAAGAGGTGTGTCAAAACGGACTGAATTTTTCAGTTCTCAACACTAACAAGGCATAAAATTGATCAAAAAGCACCCAAGAGCGAATATTTTCCTGAATCCAACATGCTTACATCCTGAACCCCCTAAAATCTCTCAGTTCTAAACAGTCCCCTAATGGTGTCGAGAAGTTTAACACTTTTCTTGGTCTATTGTTAAGCAATAACTCAACCTCCATAAGACTCTGTGTTGAAACATCATCAAATCTCTTGCCTTTAGGAAGATACTGTCGAACTAGGCCATTTGTATGTTCATTAAGCCCCCTTTCCCAAGAATGATAAGGCTTTGCAAAATAAAAACTTGTCTCAAGGCAACGGCTCACCTCTTTGTGATTAGCAAACTCCTTCCCATTATCCGCTGTTAACGTTAAAACAAAGTTTTGAAGGGGGCTCAGTTTTTGAACTAGCGCATCCTTCACCTCTTTTGCAGTTTTCTGGGATACCTTTGCAAGTTTTGTCAGTTTAGAAGCTCTGTCAATCATGGAGACTATCGCCCCGCTTTGTCCAGAGCCTATAATCGTATCAAGTTCCCAGTCACCAAGTCGGACTTTCTCTTCTACAATATCTGGTCTTTCATCAATGTCTATTCTTCCGGGAATGCACCCTCGGCCAGATGTTCCTTTACTTCGCTTGTTGTATTTTTTACCTTTGTGTCTAAGCTCTTTATACAATGATCCTCCTATCCGCTTATTGGCCCAGATGTACTTATAAACAGTCTCATGGCTGACACATTTCGTATATCCTTCCTTCTTAAGCCAGCCCGATATTTGCTCAGGGCTCCACTGCATCTTCAACTTTTCCTCAATTGTGGAAACTATTGCACCTGTCATCTTTAACTTCCGATGACTTGCTCTATAGCGTCGCTCTTTTGCTTTTTCATCGTAAGCGTCAAAACAGACCATCTTGACGTCATTGATTACTGAGGGGAAGATTGTTTTAAACCCTCCCTTTAGGATCCATTCCCTAGGGAGATCAATTCTTAAAGAGCAACCATGAACAAAATTTAAAAAATAGGATAAGACTCGAGACATAAATATTTGAAAGATATAAAATCGTTTCAAAAGGGGGATAAGAAA
Proteins encoded in this window:
- a CDS encoding ATP-binding protein, which produces MKKLPIGIQSIEKILKKDEYIYVDKTGFVKRLIDEGAPHYFMSRPRRFGKSLFLNTLEEIFKGNKELFKECQIYDSDYEWQEHPVLHFDLARTESRDPIEFENVLKRKLQTMSSLMGISIESPTVQEGLESLITTLAEKNRVVVLVDEYDSPIIDNLKKPEIAEQNRDLLKAFFGTLKSLDRYLKFTFVTGVSKFSQVSLFSGPNNLTDITMDPRYAGMMGYTEKELKGSFNEHVETIAQKRSDTKEEVFEEIRTWYNGYRFSEKELSVYNPYSTLLFLDAMKAKSYWYRTGTPSFLLNEVKKHPQSVIPLSNISETESTLSDISRVDRINLSALMYQTGYLTIRGHNSEENSYDLDFPNREVKEAFFNSLLQEFTEVNPLEVTRASQAIREDLQKFDLKAFFEKMNIHFAKMPYHTFQHAKEGFYQAVFFTFLETSGIKTMSEIATNIGRIDLMTELPKALCIFELKLDKTPEIALAQAETQRYRQRFAQNDKDTLVIGVNFSSKSRNIDAWKASLYTASGEIVREIYPS
- a CDS encoding transposase, whose product is MQQVEMICLEDLVPESHNYRKFSKIWSFNSVEKRLQKLEKKNPHKGHGLLRLFKCLLLQFMENCSDRELERFIQENTAARWFCGFNLRDKTPDHTVFCQLRKKIGTNTLSKIFADLRDQLKAQGLMSEVFTFVDATHLIAKANLWEERDKAIEEKYEKLNNENISQFSADVQAKIGCKGKNKYWYGYKQHTSVDMQTGLINKVAITPANITDAAGFKHVCPSHGASYADKGYCINPAPRVAKTKGVHLSAIKKNNMKGKNKDQDRWYSFVRAPHERVFSQREKRVRYRGIAKNQFVGFMQAICYNLKRLAVLDPPNLCLS
- a CDS encoding IS30 family transposase, encoding MSRVLSYFLNFVHGCSLRIDLPREWILKGGFKTIFPSVINDVKMVCFDAYDEKAKERRYRASHRKLKMTGAIVSTIEEKLKMQWSPEQISGWLKKEGYTKCVSHETVYKYIWANKRIGGSLYKELRHKGKKYNKRSKGTSGRGCIPGRIDIDERPDIVEEKVRLGDWELDTIIGSGQSGAIVSMIDRASKLTKLAKVSQKTAKEVKDALVQKLSPLQNFVLTLTADNGKEFANHKEVSRCLETSFYFAKPYHSWERGLNEHTNGLVRQYLPKGKRFDDVSTQSLMEVELLLNNRPRKVLNFSTPLGDCLELRDFRGFRM